A single genomic interval of Helianthus annuus cultivar XRQ/B chromosome 6, HanXRQr2.0-SUNRISE, whole genome shotgun sequence harbors:
- the LOC110884601 gene encoding tubulin beta chain, giving the protein MREILHVQGGQCGNQIGSKFWEVICNEHGIDSTGRFTGSESDLQLERINVYYNESSGGRYVPRAVLMDLEPGTMDSIRSGPYGQIFRPDNFVFGQSGAGNNWAKGHYTEGAELIDSVLDVVRKEAENCDLLQGFQVCHSLGGGTGSGMGTLLISKIREEYPDRMMLTFSVFPSPKVSDTVVEPYNATLSIHQLVENADECMVLDNEALYDICFKTLKLTTPSFGDLNHLISATMSGVTCCLRFPGQLNSDLRKLAVNLIPFPRLHFFMVGFAPLTSRGSQQYISLSVPELTQQMWEAKNMMCAADPRHGRYLTASAMFRGKMSTKEVDEQMMNVQNKNSSYFVEWIPNNVKSSVCDIPPTGLKMASTFIGNSTSIQEMFRRVSEQFTAMFRRKAFLHWYTGEGMDEMEFTEAESNMNDLVAEYQQYQDATVDDDQEYDEDEEAEEGQYED; this is encoded by the exons ATGAGAGAGATCTTGCACGTCCAAGGAGGCCAATGCGGCAACCAAATCGGTTCCAAGTTCTGGGAAGTCATCTGCAATGAACATGGTATTGATTCAACCGGCCGGTTCACTGGATCGGAGTCCGATCTTCAACTAGAGAGAATAAATGTTTATTACAACGAATCATCGGGCGGCCGATATGTTCCCCGGGCTGTGCTCATGGATCTTGAGCCTGGTACTATGGATAGTATTAGATCTGGTCCTTATGGACAGATCTTTAGGCCTGATAACTTTGTGTTCGGGCAATCGGGTGCCGGCAATAATTGGGCTAAGGGCCATTATACGGAGGGTGCTGAGTTGATTGACTCTGTTTTGGATGTTGTCAGAAAGGAGGCTGAGAATTGCGATCTGTTGCAAg gTTTTCAGGTTTGCCACTCACTTGGAGGAGGCACAGGATCTGGAATGGGAACACTGTTGATATCAAAGATAAGAGAGGAATACCCAGACAGAATGATGCTTACGTTTTCGGTTTTCCCTTCACCCAAGGTCTCCGACACTGTGGTTGAGCCCTATAATGCTACCCTCTCGATCCACCAGTTGGTTGAAAATGCTGATGAATGTATGGTCCTTGACAACGAGGCGCTTTACGACATCTGTTTCAAGACCCTAAAGCTCACCACTCCAAGTT TTGGTGACCTGAACCACTTGATCTCTGCAACCATGAGCGGTGTGACATGCTGCTTGAGATTCCCCGGTCAATTGAACTCTGACCTCCGAAAGCTTGCGGTCAACCTGATCCCTTTCCCTCGTCTTCATTTCTTTATGGTCGGTTTTGCCCCCCTCACTTCTCGCGGGTCCCAACAATACATCTCTCTTAGCGTCCCAGAGCTGACTCAGCAAATGTGGGAAGCCAAGAACATGATGTGTGCAGCGGACCCACGCCACGGCCGCTACCTCACAGCCTCAGCCATGTTCCGAGGCAAGATGAGCACCAAAGAAGTTGACGAACAAATGatgaatgttcaaaacaagaactcGTCTTACTTTGTCGAGTGGATACCAAACAACGTTAAATCAAGCGTTTGTGACATCCCACCAACCGGGCTGAAAATGGCTTCCACGTTTATTGGAAACTCGACATCGATTCAGGAAATGTTTAGGCGTGTGAGCGAACAGTTTACAGCCATGTTTAGGAGAAAGGCGTTTTTGCATTGGTATACGGGTGAGGGAATGGATGAGATGGAGTTCACCGAGGCGGAGAGTAATATGAATGATTTGGTGGCGGAGTATCAACAGTATCAGGATGCTACGGTGGATGATGATCAGGAGTACGATGAAGACGAAGAAGCTGAGGAGGGGCAGTACGAGGATTAA